A genomic window from Agreia sp. COWG includes:
- a CDS encoding NAD(P)H-quinone oxidoreductase produces the protein MRAITLPTFGEPDVLTLADVIEPPVGPNDVRIDVVGAGINGADVSQRRGSYPPPAGAPLWPGLEVSGTISALGDEVSEWQLGDEVCALLPGGGYAERAVVDAGLVLPVPSGVSLLDAAALPEVAATVWSNVFMSAQLRPTESFLAHGGSSGIGAMAIQIARALGSRVFATAGSAEKVAFIDALGATGINYRQDDFVEVTGHELGGQGVDVILDMVGGDYLARDIRALAVGGRIMVIANQSGEVSSFNVGSLMMKRGRIWATTLRARPLAERVAIVAAVRESVWPLVEQGLVRPTVDSVFAPDDAADAHRRMESSAHMGKILLSFA, from the coding sequence ATGCGCGCAATCACCCTGCCCACCTTCGGAGAACCCGACGTTCTGACCCTCGCCGATGTCATCGAGCCGCCCGTCGGACCGAACGACGTGCGTATCGACGTTGTGGGCGCCGGCATCAACGGAGCCGACGTGTCGCAGCGCCGCGGCAGTTACCCGCCGCCCGCGGGGGCTCCGCTCTGGCCGGGGCTCGAGGTGTCGGGAACGATCAGTGCCCTGGGCGACGAGGTCTCCGAATGGCAGCTCGGCGACGAGGTGTGCGCCCTCCTTCCGGGCGGAGGCTACGCCGAGCGGGCCGTCGTCGATGCGGGCCTCGTGCTGCCTGTGCCGAGCGGGGTGTCTCTGCTCGACGCAGCCGCCCTGCCCGAGGTCGCCGCCACGGTCTGGTCGAACGTGTTCATGAGCGCCCAACTGCGGCCCACCGAGTCGTTTCTCGCCCACGGCGGCTCGAGCGGAATCGGGGCCATGGCCATCCAGATCGCCCGTGCACTCGGCTCGCGCGTGTTCGCCACCGCCGGATCGGCCGAGAAGGTCGCCTTCATCGACGCCCTCGGAGCGACGGGCATCAACTACCGCCAAGACGACTTCGTCGAGGTGACAGGCCACGAACTCGGCGGACAGGGCGTCGACGTGATCCTCGACATGGTGGGCGGCGACTACCTGGCCCGCGACATCCGCGCCCTCGCCGTGGGAGGGCGCATCATGGTGATCGCGAATCAGTCGGGCGAAGTGAGCTCGTTCAACGTGGGGTCGCTGATGATGAAGCGCGGCCGCATCTGGGCGACCACGCTGCGGGCCCGGCCGCTGGCCGAACGGGTCGCGATCGTGGCGGCCGTGCGCGAGTCGGTGTGGCCGCTCGTCGAGCAGGGCCTGGTGCGTCCGACGGTCGACAGCGTCTTCGCCCCCGACGACGCGGCCGACGCCCACCGGCGCATGGAGTCGAGCGCACACATGGGCAAGATCCTGCTGAGCTTCGCGTAG
- a CDS encoding DUF2256 and DUF3253 domain-containing protein, giving the protein MARRSREREPEASGGSAAREPKVCASCGRRIEWRAKWADSWAEVKYCSDACRRRRVTATDLRLEQVILELLAAKPNSKAVDTMDAARAVASSAPAGGSRALGATASGSDPTAAQLSEPARRAARRLVARGLVDMVQNGRVVDPSTARGPIQVRRRSH; this is encoded by the coding sequence ATGGCGAGACGGTCGCGGGAACGCGAGCCCGAGGCATCCGGCGGCTCTGCGGCTAGGGAGCCGAAGGTGTGCGCCTCGTGCGGCCGCCGCATCGAGTGGCGCGCCAAATGGGCCGACTCGTGGGCCGAGGTGAAGTACTGCTCAGACGCGTGTCGGCGACGCAGGGTGACCGCAACCGACCTCAGGCTCGAGCAGGTCATCCTCGAGCTGCTGGCGGCAAAACCTAACTCGAAAGCGGTCGACACGATGGATGCCGCCCGCGCGGTGGCCTCATCGGCCCCGGCAGGGGGCTCTCGTGCACTCGGTGCCACAGCGAGCGGTTCCGACCCGACCGCCGCGCAACTCTCCGAGCCGGCGCGCCGAGCGGCCCGCCGGCTCGTCGCCCGCGGCCTCGTCGACATGGTGCAGAACGGCCGCGTCGTCGATCCGTCGACGGCACGCGGGCCCATTCAAGTGCGACGGCGCTCTCACTGA
- the pgi gene encoding glucose-6-phosphate isomerase: MTQENFVTDNAPLDPTTTAAWKNLAGIADGFSPDLRGWFAADASRAERYTFQAADLTVDLSKGLITDEIVANLVQLAEDSGVAERYQAMINGEHINATENRAVLHTALRRPKNGEGLVPPVGFVVDGQDVDADVHATLDKVYAFAEKVRSGEWTGVTGKRIETVVNIGIGGSDLGPVMVYEALKPYVKDGIEARFVSNIDPNDVYEKTVGLDPETTLFIVASKTFGTLETLTNARLAREWLWAELGAAGVLDDNDEARTGAVAKHFVAVSTALDKVAAFGIDPENAFGFWDWVGGRYSVDSAIGTSVVIAIGPDNWREFLAGFHAIDEHMRTTPLEQNVPALMGLLNVWYSNFLGAQSHAVLPYAQYLHRFPAYLQQLTMESNGKSVRWDGSPVTTDTGEIFWGEPGTNGQHAFYQLIHQGTRLIPADFIAVANPAHPLKDATGDGAGVEPGQDVHTLFMANFFAQTKALAFGKTADEVRAEGTAESVVPAREFAGNRPTTSILAPALTPSVVGQLIALYEHIVFVEGVIWGIDSFDQWGVELGKQLALQITPAVAGDAAALESQDSSSKALIAKYLELRN; this comes from the coding sequence ATGACTCAGGAGAATTTCGTGACGGACAACGCCCCCCTCGATCCCACCACTACCGCCGCCTGGAAGAACCTAGCCGGCATCGCCGACGGGTTCTCGCCCGATCTGCGCGGCTGGTTCGCCGCCGATGCGAGCCGCGCCGAGCGCTACACCTTCCAGGCCGCCGACCTCACCGTCGACCTGTCGAAGGGCCTCATCACCGACGAGATCGTCGCCAACCTCGTGCAGCTCGCCGAGGACTCCGGCGTCGCCGAGCGCTACCAGGCCATGATCAACGGCGAGCACATCAACGCCACCGAGAACCGCGCGGTGCTGCACACGGCCTTGCGCCGCCCGAAGAACGGCGAGGGCCTCGTGCCTCCCGTGGGCTTCGTCGTCGACGGCCAAGACGTCGACGCCGATGTGCACGCCACCCTCGACAAGGTCTACGCCTTCGCCGAGAAGGTGCGCTCGGGCGAGTGGACCGGAGTCACGGGCAAGCGCATCGAGACCGTCGTGAACATCGGCATCGGCGGCTCCGACCTCGGCCCTGTGATGGTCTACGAGGCGCTGAAGCCCTACGTGAAAGACGGCATCGAGGCGCGCTTCGTCTCGAACATCGACCCCAACGACGTGTACGAGAAGACCGTCGGCCTCGACCCCGAGACCACGCTGTTCATCGTGGCATCGAAGACCTTCGGCACGCTCGAAACCCTCACCAACGCCCGCCTCGCCCGCGAGTGGCTGTGGGCCGAGCTCGGCGCCGCCGGTGTTCTCGACGACAACGACGAGGCCCGCACGGGTGCCGTGGCCAAGCACTTCGTGGCCGTGTCGACCGCGCTCGACAAGGTCGCCGCCTTCGGCATCGACCCCGAGAACGCCTTCGGCTTCTGGGACTGGGTGGGTGGCCGCTACTCGGTCGACTCCGCCATCGGCACGAGTGTCGTCATCGCCATCGGGCCCGACAACTGGCGCGAGTTCCTCGCCGGCTTCCACGCCATCGACGAGCACATGCGCACCACCCCGCTCGAACAGAACGTGCCCGCCCTCATGGGACTGCTCAACGTCTGGTACTCGAACTTCCTCGGCGCGCAGAGCCACGCGGTGCTGCCCTATGCGCAGTACCTGCACCGCTTCCCGGCGTACCTGCAGCAGCTCACCATGGAGTCGAATGGCAAGAGCGTTCGCTGGGACGGCTCGCCGGTCACCACCGACACCGGAGAGATCTTCTGGGGGGAGCCGGGCACGAACGGCCAGCACGCGTTCTACCAGCTCATCCACCAGGGCACCCGCCTGATTCCGGCCGACTTCATCGCGGTCGCCAACCCGGCGCATCCACTGAAAGATGCCACGGGTGACGGCGCCGGCGTCGAGCCCGGCCAAGACGTGCACACCCTGTTCATGGCCAACTTCTTCGCGCAGACCAAGGCTCTCGCCTTCGGCAAGACCGCCGACGAGGTGCGCGCCGAGGGAACGGCGGAGTCCGTGGTGCCCGCTCGCGAGTTCGCGGGCAACCGGCCGACCACGTCGATTCTCGCGCCGGCTCTGACGCCGAGCGTCGTGGGCCAGCTCATCGCGCTGTACGAGCACATCGTGTTCGTCGAGGGAGTCATCTGGGGTATCGACTCGTTCGACCAGTGGGGCGTCGAGCTGGGTAAGCAGCTCGCCCTGCAGATCACGCCCGCCGTGGCCGGCGACGCCGCAGCCCTCGAGTCGCAGGACTCCTCGAGTAAGGCGCTCATCGCGAAGTACCTCGAGCTGCGCAACTAG
- a CDS encoding SulP family inorganic anion transporter: MPALPGSVAPQTEVTTLAALRSPVLLSREVLAGIVTTLALIPEVISFSVIAGVDPKVSLVASIVLALTMSILGGRPAMVTAAAGSVALVVAPLVKDHGVEYLLPAIILAGIVQIAFGTLGLARLMRFIPRSVMIGFVNALGILIFVAQVPHLVGVPWLVYPLFVLTVAIILVLPRFTTVVPAPLVAIVVVTAIVMIAHLAVPNVGDEGTVGGDLPGLTPFLAPFTLETLQLIWPTALSVAFVGLMETLLTAKLVDDITETRSHKSRESWALGVANILAGFYGGIAGCAMIGQTIVNVKMGRARTRISTFVAGLVLLALVTLLSDLMAQIPMVALAAVMMIVAITTVDWHSVRPSTLRRMPVPETLVMVATIVVVVVTGNLALGVLVGVVLAMVLFARRVAHVIRVDRVVAADGESARYTVHGPLFFGSSNDLVERFSYALDPATVVVDFGASQLWDASTVAALDSVANKYRQHGVTVTFEGLDGRSSALHSRLSGRLGA, encoded by the coding sequence GTGCCAGCGCTCCCCGGATCCGTCGCCCCTCAGACCGAAGTCACCACGCTCGCGGCACTCCGCTCGCCCGTGCTGCTCAGCCGCGAGGTACTCGCAGGTATCGTCACCACGCTCGCGCTCATCCCCGAGGTCATCTCCTTCTCGGTGATCGCGGGGGTCGACCCGAAGGTGAGCCTCGTCGCCTCCATCGTCTTGGCCCTCACGATGTCGATCCTCGGCGGGCGACCGGCCATGGTGACCGCCGCGGCCGGCTCCGTCGCGCTCGTCGTCGCGCCCCTCGTGAAGGACCACGGCGTGGAGTACCTGCTACCCGCGATCATCCTCGCCGGCATCGTGCAGATCGCCTTCGGAACGCTGGGGCTCGCCAGACTGATGCGGTTCATTCCACGATCGGTGATGATCGGCTTCGTCAACGCCCTCGGCATCCTGATCTTCGTCGCCCAGGTGCCGCACCTCGTCGGCGTTCCGTGGCTCGTCTACCCGCTCTTCGTCCTCACGGTCGCGATCATTCTGGTGCTGCCCCGGTTCACCACCGTCGTGCCAGCGCCCCTCGTGGCGATCGTGGTGGTCACGGCGATCGTCATGATCGCGCACCTCGCCGTGCCCAACGTGGGCGACGAGGGAACGGTCGGCGGCGACCTGCCCGGTCTCACGCCCTTTCTCGCACCGTTCACCCTCGAGACGCTGCAGCTCATCTGGCCCACGGCCCTCAGCGTGGCCTTCGTCGGCCTCATGGAGACGCTGCTCACCGCGAAGCTCGTCGACGACATTACCGAGACGCGCTCGCACAAGAGCCGCGAGTCGTGGGCGCTGGGCGTCGCGAACATCCTCGCCGGCTTCTACGGCGGAATCGCCGGCTGCGCCATGATCGGCCAGACCATCGTGAACGTGAAGATGGGCAGGGCCCGCACGCGCATCTCCACGTTCGTGGCCGGGTTGGTGCTGCTCGCCCTGGTGACCCTGCTCAGCGACCTCATGGCGCAGATCCCCATGGTGGCGCTTGCGGCCGTGATGATGATCGTCGCCATCACCACCGTCGACTGGCACAGCGTGCGCCCATCGACCCTGCGCCGGATGCCGGTGCCAGAGACCCTGGTCATGGTCGCCACGATCGTGGTCGTCGTGGTGACCGGCAACCTCGCTTTGGGCGTGCTCGTGGGTGTGGTGCTCGCGATGGTGCTGTTCGCTCGCAGGGTGGCCCACGTCATCCGGGTCGATCGGGTCGTCGCGGCCGACGGTGAGTCGGCCAGGTACACCGTGCACGGGCCGCTCTTCTTCGGCAGCAGCAACGACCTCGTCGAGCGCTTCTCGTACGCGCTCGATCCGGCGACCGTTGTGGTGGACTTCGGCGCATCCCAGCTCTGGGACGCCTCGACCGTGGCTGCCCTCGACTCCGTGGCGAACAAGTACCGCCAGCACGGCGTGACGGTGACCTTCGAAGGCCTGGATGGGCGCAGCTCCGCGCTGCACTCGCGGCTCTCCGGCCGCCTCGGCGCGTAG